A part of Chitinimonas koreensis genomic DNA contains:
- a CDS encoding helix-turn-helix domain-containing protein encodes MRPQFEQVTVPAGQSWALLWRELPDLPFCWHYHPEFELTFTVNARGQRYVGDDLADFGDGDLVLLGPNLPHTWSAQDRLDTARPMLAVVAWFGRDWLETLQRGFAELGGLARLAQGAARGLAFSPATAARVRPLLLGLQDLPPPRRLALLIEVLALLCEDGEARPLASAALAPASDGQRERMVRVLDHLHRHFEQPLSVAELAGRAALSEGAFQRFFKRHTGHTPLGYLAQLRIGRACQLLIQTETAIALIAEQAGYRNLAHFNRQFRATKGCTPREFRARYR; translated from the coding sequence ATGCGCCCACAATTCGAGCAGGTCACCGTGCCGGCCGGCCAGAGCTGGGCGCTGCTGTGGCGCGAGCTGCCCGATCTGCCGTTCTGCTGGCACTACCACCCCGAGTTCGAGCTGACCTTCACGGTGAACGCACGCGGCCAGCGCTACGTCGGTGACGACCTGGCCGATTTCGGCGACGGCGACCTGGTGCTGCTCGGTCCCAACCTGCCGCACACCTGGTCGGCGCAGGACCGGCTCGATACGGCGCGGCCGATGCTGGCGGTGGTGGCCTGGTTCGGCCGCGACTGGCTGGAGACGCTGCAGCGCGGTTTCGCCGAACTCGGCGGGCTGGCCCGGCTGGCGCAGGGCGCGGCGCGCGGACTGGCCTTCTCGCCGGCCACCGCGGCGCGGGTGCGGCCGCTACTGCTGGGCCTGCAGGACTTGCCGCCGCCGCGCCGGCTGGCGCTGCTGATCGAGGTGTTGGCCTTGCTATGCGAGGACGGGGAGGCACGACCGCTGGCCTCGGCGGCGCTGGCGCCGGCGAGCGACGGCCAGCGCGAGCGGATGGTGCGGGTGCTCGACCATCTGCACCGGCATTTCGAACAGCCGCTGAGCGTGGCCGAACTGGCCGGCCGCGCCGCCTTGTCCGAAGGCGCCTTCCAGCGCTTCTTCAAGCGCCACACCGGCCACACGCCGCTGGGCTACCTGGCCCAACTGCGCATCGGCCGCGCCTGCCAGTTGCTGATCCAGACCGAAACGGCGATCGCGCTGATCGCCGAGCAGGCGGGCTATCGCAATCTGGCGCATTTCAATCGGCAGTTCCGGGCGACGAAGGGGTGTACGCCGCGGGAGTTCCGGGCGAGGTATCGGTGA
- a CDS encoding peptide ABC transporter ATP-binding protein — protein MADELLLARDLTRHYQVSRGFMKGHATVKALNGVSFSLRPGQTLAVVGESGCGKSTLARQLTMIEPATSGHLSIEGVDVAQADAATVKKMRTKVQMVFQNPYASLNPRKTITATLDEPLLINTGLSAGERRDKIEAIVAKVGLRPEHVRRYPHMFSGGQRQRIAIARAMILNPKIVVADEPVSALDVSIQAQILNLFMDLQDEFKTGYVFISHNLSVVEHVADDLLVMYLGSAVEYGEKSKIFARPMHPYTQALMSATPAIREEDRRIKIKITGELPSPLNPPSGCAFHKRCPYMIERCKAEVPVLRQVGDRQVACHRAEEINV, from the coding sequence ATGGCTGATGAACTGCTGCTCGCCCGCGACCTGACCCGCCACTACCAGGTCAGCCGCGGCTTCATGAAAGGCCATGCCACGGTCAAGGCGCTCAACGGCGTGTCGTTCTCGCTGCGGCCGGGCCAGACGCTGGCGGTGGTCGGCGAATCGGGCTGCGGCAAGTCGACGCTGGCGCGCCAGCTGACCATGATCGAGCCGGCCACCTCGGGCCACCTGAGCATCGAGGGCGTCGACGTAGCGCAGGCCGACGCCGCCACGGTCAAGAAGATGCGGACCAAGGTGCAGATGGTGTTCCAGAACCCCTACGCCTCGCTCAATCCGCGCAAGACCATCACCGCCACGCTCGACGAGCCGCTGCTGATCAATACCGGCCTGTCGGCCGGCGAGCGGCGCGACAAGATCGAGGCCATCGTGGCCAAGGTGGGCCTGCGGCCCGAGCACGTGCGGCGCTATCCGCACATGTTCTCCGGCGGCCAGCGCCAGCGCATCGCCATCGCGCGGGCGATGATCCTGAACCCGAAGATCGTGGTGGCCGACGAGCCGGTCTCGGCGCTCGACGTGTCGATCCAGGCGCAGATCCTCAACCTGTTCATGGACCTGCAGGACGAGTTCAAGACCGGCTACGTGTTCATCTCGCACAACCTGAGCGTGGTCGAGCACGTCGCCGACGATCTCCTGGTGATGTATCTGGGTTCGGCGGTCGAGTACGGCGAGAAGTCGAAGATCTTCGCCCGGCCGATGCACCCGTACACCCAGGCGCTGATGAGCGCGACGCCGGCGATCCGCGAGGAAGACCGCCGCATCAAGATCAAGATCACCGGCGAATTGCCGAGCCCGCTCAATCCGCCGAGCGGCTGCGCTTTCCACAAGCGCTGCCCTTATATGATCGAACGCTGCAAGGCCGAGGTGCCGGTGCTGCGGCAGGTCGGGGACCGGCAAGTGGCTTGCCACCGGGCTGAGGAAATCAATGTGTGA
- a CDS encoding ABC transporter ATP-binding protein: MSLLKIRNLRVEFGAKGHAFPAVDGLDFDIDRGELVGIVGESGSGKSVTMMALMGLIDAPGRVTADELKFDGHDLLKMSARQRRKIVGKDISMIFQDALTSLNPSYTVGYQIKESLKVHLGLRGDALQKRALELLELVEIPDAKSRLNAYPHQLSGGMNQRVMIAMAIACNPKLLIADEPTTALDVTIQAQIMDLLERLQKEHNMGLIMITHDLAVIAEMAKRICVMYAGQVVEASTVADLFRAPRHPYTEALLAAIPEHSKGAERLSALPGIVPGHYDRPKGCLLSPRCRYVQDRCRAERPALEAGVRCFFPLNAAGVPTHG; the protein is encoded by the coding sequence ATGAGTCTTCTGAAAATCCGCAATCTGCGCGTCGAGTTCGGCGCCAAGGGCCATGCCTTCCCGGCCGTCGACGGCCTCGACTTCGACATCGACCGCGGCGAGCTGGTCGGCATCGTCGGCGAATCGGGCTCGGGCAAGTCGGTGACCATGATGGCGCTGATGGGCCTGATCGACGCGCCCGGCCGCGTCACCGCCGACGAGCTCAAGTTCGACGGCCACGACCTGCTCAAGATGTCGGCCCGCCAGCGCCGCAAGATCGTCGGCAAGGATATTTCGATGATCTTCCAGGACGCGCTGACCAGCCTCAACCCGTCCTACACCGTCGGCTACCAGATCAAGGAATCGCTCAAGGTCCACCTCGGCCTGCGCGGCGATGCGCTGCAGAAGCGCGCGCTCGAGCTGTTGGAGCTGGTCGAGATCCCCGACGCCAAGAGCCGGCTCAACGCCTATCCGCACCAGCTGTCGGGCGGTATGAACCAGCGGGTGATGATCGCCATGGCGATCGCCTGCAATCCCAAGCTCCTGATCGCCGACGAGCCGACCACCGCGCTCGACGTGACCATCCAGGCCCAGATCATGGACCTGCTGGAGCGGCTCCAGAAGGAGCACAACATGGGCCTGATCATGATCACCCACGACCTGGCGGTGATCGCCGAGATGGCCAAGCGCATCTGCGTGATGTATGCCGGCCAGGTGGTCGAGGCCTCGACGGTGGCCGACCTGTTCCGGGCGCCGCGTCATCCGTACACCGAGGCGCTGCTGGCCGCGATCCCCGAGCATTCGAAGGGCGCCGAGCGCCTGTCGGCGCTGCCCGGCATCGTGCCCGGCCACTACGACCGCCCCAAGGGCTGCCTCTTGTCGCCGCGCTGCCGCTACGTGCAGGACCGCTGCCGCGCCGAGCGCCCCGCGCTCGAAGCCGGCGTGCGCTGCTTCTTCCCCCTGAACGCCGCCGGAGTCCCGACCCATGGCTGA
- a CDS encoding ABC transporter permease subunit — protein MTTQTLEKMPSYPSPLKEFWQGFSVNKGSVLALAVFTAIVFCAVFAGWIAPHSPIEQYRDHMLTPPSWADGGMSTYLLGTDELGRDIFSRLVHGARVSLWIGLMSVLMSMIPGVILGLLAAFYPKTLSPVIMRVMDVMLALPSLLLAICIITILGPGLINTMIAIAIGALPSYTRLTRAAAMAEINKEYVTASRVAGAGALRLMFVTVLPNCMAPLIVNATLSFSSAILEAAALGFLGLGVQPPTPEWGTMLASARDYIERAPWVVTMPGLTILLSVLAINLMGDGLRDALDPKLKRAA, from the coding sequence ATGACGACGCAAACCCTGGAAAAGATGCCGAGCTACCCCTCGCCGCTGAAGGAGTTCTGGCAGGGCTTCTCGGTCAACAAGGGCTCGGTGCTGGCGCTGGCGGTATTCACGGCCATCGTGTTCTGCGCGGTGTTCGCCGGCTGGATCGCGCCGCACAGCCCGATCGAGCAGTACCGCGACCATATGCTGACCCCGCCGTCGTGGGCCGACGGCGGCATGTCGACCTACCTGCTCGGCACCGACGAGCTGGGCCGCGACATCTTCTCGCGCCTGGTGCACGGCGCCCGCGTCTCGCTGTGGATCGGCCTGATGTCGGTGCTGATGTCGATGATCCCCGGCGTGATACTGGGCCTGCTGGCCGCCTTCTATCCCAAGACCCTGTCGCCGGTGATCATGCGCGTGATGGACGTGATGCTGGCGCTGCCCTCGCTGCTGCTGGCGATCTGCATCATCACCATCCTCGGCCCGGGCCTGATCAACACCATGATCGCGATCGCGATCGGCGCGCTGCCGAGCTACACCCGCCTGACCCGCGCCGCCGCCATGGCCGAGATCAACAAGGAATACGTGACCGCCAGCCGGGTGGCCGGCGCCGGCGCGCTGCGGCTGATGTTCGTCACCGTGCTGCCCAACTGCATGGCGCCCTTGATCGTGAACGCCACGCTGAGCTTCTCCTCGGCCATCCTCGAAGCCGCCGCGCTGGGCTTCCTCGGCCTCGGCGTGCAGCCGCCGACGCCCGAGTGGGGCACCATGCTGGCCAGCGCGCGCGACTACATCGAGCGCGCGCCCTGGGTGGTGACCATGCCCGGCCTGACCATCCTGCTCAGCGTGCTGGCGATCAACCTGATGGGCGACGGCCTGCGCGACGCGCTTGATCCCAAACTGAAGCGTGCAGCGTAA
- a CDS encoding ABC transporter permease subunit, with amino-acid sequence MFSFVLRKLATVVPTFIGITLVAFALIRLIPGDPIEVMVGERRLDPEMHKAAMIRLGLDKPLHEQYFRYVSDLVHGDLGISLVTREPVTKEFLTLFPATVELAFCALILAVVVGLALGMTAGLKRGSIFDQSVMGVATFGYSMPIFWWGLILIMFFSVQLGWTPVSGRIDIEYDIAQRTGFLLIDSWLSPDEGAFKSALMHLILPSIVLGTIPMAVVARMTRSSMLEVLREDYIRTARAKGLAPTRVVVVHALRNALIPVITVIGLQTGTLLAGAVLTETIFSWPGIGKWLVDSISRRDYPVVQAGILISATTFIVVNLVVDILYGVVNPRIRSAK; translated from the coding sequence ATGTTTTCCTTCGTCCTCAGGAAACTGGCGACGGTCGTTCCGACCTTCATCGGCATCACGCTGGTCGCTTTCGCCCTGATCCGCCTCATCCCCGGCGACCCGATCGAAGTGATGGTCGGCGAGCGCCGGCTCGATCCCGAGATGCACAAGGCCGCGATGATCCGGCTCGGTCTCGACAAGCCCCTTCACGAGCAATACTTCCGCTACGTTTCCGACCTGGTCCATGGCGACCTCGGCATCTCGCTGGTCACGCGCGAGCCGGTGACCAAGGAATTCCTCACGCTGTTCCCCGCCACCGTCGAGCTCGCCTTCTGCGCGCTGATCCTCGCAGTGGTGGTCGGCCTCGCCCTGGGCATGACCGCCGGCCTCAAGCGAGGCTCGATCTTCGACCAGTCGGTGATGGGGGTCGCCACCTTCGGCTACTCGATGCCGATCTTCTGGTGGGGCCTGATCCTGATCATGTTCTTCTCGGTCCAGCTCGGCTGGACGCCGGTGTCGGGCCGCATCGACATCGAATACGACATCGCGCAGCGTACCGGCTTCCTGCTGATCGACAGCTGGCTGTCGCCCGACGAGGGCGCCTTCAAGTCGGCGCTGATGCACCTGATCCTGCCCTCGATCGTGCTCGGCACCATCCCGATGGCGGTGGTGGCGCGGATGACGCGTTCGTCGATGCTCGAAGTGCTGCGCGAGGACTACATCCGCACCGCGCGCGCCAAGGGCCTGGCTCCGACCCGGGTGGTGGTGGTGCACGCGCTGCGCAACGCGCTGATCCCGGTCATCACCGTGATCGGGCTGCAGACCGGCACGCTCCTGGCCGGCGCGGTGCTGACCGAGACCATCTTCTCCTGGCCCGGCATCGGCAAGTGGCTGGTCGATTCGATTTCGCGCCGCGACTACCCGGTGGTGCAGGCCGGCATCCTGATCTCGGCCACCACCTTCATCGTGGTGAACCTGGTGGTGGACATTCTCTACGGCGTGGTCAACCCGCGCATCCGCTCGGCCAAATAA
- the corA gene encoding magnesium/cobalt transporter CorA, producing MINLFTLVNGRLAQLDEAAFAALDAAPPVWIDLVDPDEADLDWVRNHFDLAVPDWRALGDIEESARFFEDDSGGLHLRANFLIERDGGYANVAAAFVLRDGRLYSVRGEESPVFRLLRLRARSRPGYVENALDVLLELFAVDVEHSADALEDGYRELEGISKMVLGEKLSDTQAGEVLQRIAREEDMNGRIRQNLMETRRAVSSLMRGRLLDKEQFNDARQIMRDIDSLDGHTAFLFDKINFLMDATVGFININQNKIIKIFSVASVALLPPTLIASVYGMNFGHMPELEWRWGYPFALGLMALSVAAPFWYFQRKGWLR from the coding sequence ATGATCAATCTGTTCACGCTCGTCAACGGCCGCCTGGCCCAGCTCGACGAGGCCGCGTTCGCCGCGCTCGACGCCGCGCCGCCGGTCTGGATCGACCTGGTCGACCCGGACGAGGCCGACCTCGACTGGGTCCGCAACCATTTCGACCTGGCCGTGCCGGACTGGCGCGCGCTCGGCGACATCGAGGAGAGCGCGCGCTTCTTCGAGGACGACAGCGGCGGCCTGCACCTGCGCGCCAACTTCCTGATCGAGCGCGACGGCGGTTATGCCAACGTGGCGGCCGCCTTCGTGCTGCGCGACGGCCGGCTCTACAGCGTGCGCGGCGAGGAGTCGCCGGTGTTCCGCCTCTTGCGCCTGCGCGCGCGCAGCCGGCCGGGCTACGTCGAGAACGCGCTCGACGTGCTGCTCGAGCTGTTCGCGGTCGACGTCGAGCATTCGGCCGATGCGCTCGAGGACGGCTACCGCGAGCTCGAGGGCATCTCCAAGATGGTGCTCGGCGAGAAGCTCAGCGATACCCAGGCCGGCGAGGTGCTGCAGCGCATCGCGCGCGAGGAGGACATGAACGGCCGCATCCGCCAGAACCTGATGGAGACGCGGCGCGCGGTGTCCTCGCTGATGCGCGGCCGGCTGCTCGACAAGGAGCAGTTCAACGACGCGCGCCAGATCATGCGCGACATCGATTCGCTCGACGGCCACACCGCCTTCCTGTTCGACAAGATCAACTTCCTGATGGACGCCACGGTCGGCTTCATCAACATCAACCAGAACAAGATCATCAAGATCTTCTCGGTGGCCTCGGTGGCGCTGCTGCCGCCGACGCTGATCGCCAGCGTCTACGGCATGAACTTCGGCCATATGCCCGAGCTGGAATGGCGCTGGGGCTATCCGTTCGCGCTGGGCCTGATGGCGCTGTCGGTGGCTGCGCCGTTCTGGTATTTCCAGCGCAAAGGCTGGTTGAGGTAA
- the murB gene encoding UDP-N-acetylmuramate dehydrogenase, with translation MLADLAELPDLLAQAGPQLRVLGGGSNLVPAERVAGTVLKVELKGRQLLGEDEGAWYVAAAAGENWHDFVQWTLAQGWPGLENLSLIPGTVGAAPIQNIGAYGVELKDCFHALTARRLDDGSVCVFTAEQCAFGYRDSVFKRVEAGRWLITDVLFRLPKAWRPKLDYGDLRARLDGAEITPQAVADAVIAIRRSKLPDPAVTPNAGSFFHNPVVPAEQAAALKARHPALPLYPQADGSAKLAAGWLIEQAGWKGRRLGPVGMYAQQALVLVNHGGAGAADVAALMQAVRADVLERFGVMLQPEPVWW, from the coding sequence GTGCTGGCCGACCTGGCCGAGCTGCCCGATCTGCTGGCGCAGGCCGGACCGCAGCTGCGCGTGCTCGGTGGCGGCAGCAACCTGGTGCCGGCCGAGCGGGTGGCCGGCACGGTGCTCAAGGTCGAGCTCAAGGGCCGCCAGCTGCTCGGCGAGGACGAGGGCGCCTGGTACGTCGCCGCCGCGGCCGGCGAGAACTGGCACGACTTCGTGCAATGGACGCTGGCGCAGGGCTGGCCGGGGCTGGAGAACCTGTCGCTGATCCCCGGCACCGTCGGCGCCGCGCCGATCCAGAACATCGGCGCCTACGGCGTCGAGCTGAAGGACTGCTTCCATGCGCTGACCGCGCGCCGGCTCGACGACGGCTCGGTCTGCGTGTTCACCGCCGAGCAGTGCGCCTTCGGCTATCGCGACAGCGTGTTCAAGCGCGTCGAGGCCGGCCGCTGGCTGATCACCGACGTGCTGTTCCGCCTGCCCAAGGCCTGGCGGCCCAAGCTCGACTACGGCGACCTGCGCGCGCGGCTCGACGGCGCCGAGATCACGCCGCAGGCGGTGGCCGACGCGGTGATCGCCATCCGCCGCAGCAAGCTGCCCGACCCGGCGGTGACGCCGAACGCCGGCAGCTTCTTCCACAACCCGGTCGTGCCGGCCGAGCAGGCCGCCGCGCTGAAGGCGCGCCACCCGGCGCTGCCGCTGTATCCGCAGGCCGACGGCAGCGCCAAGCTGGCGGCCGGCTGGCTGATCGAGCAGGCCGGCTGGAAGGGCCGCCGGCTCGGCCCGGTCGGCATGTATGCGCAGCAGGCGCTGGTGCTGGTCAACCACGGCGGCGCCGGCGCGGCCGACGTCGCGGCCTTGATGCAGGCGGTGCGGGCCGACGTGCTGGAGCGTTTCGGCGTGATGCTGCAGCCCGAGCCGGTGTGGTGGTGA
- a CDS encoding BufA1 family periplasmic bufferin-type metallophore produces MDKKQALISGALASLVALGLSAGAQADDKAAKEKCYGVAKAGKNDCASPSGSHSCAGQAKTDNDPNEWKYVAKGTCEKMGGNTQPGKK; encoded by the coding sequence ATGGACAAGAAGCAAGCACTGATTTCCGGCGCCCTGGCCAGCCTGGTGGCGCTGGGCCTGTCGGCCGGTGCCCAGGCCGACGACAAGGCGGCCAAGGAAAAATGCTACGGCGTGGCCAAGGCCGGCAAGAACGACTGCGCTTCGCCCTCCGGCAGCCACAGCTGCGCCGGCCAGGCCAAGACCGACAACGACCCGAACGAGTGGAAGTACGTCGCCAAGGGCACCTGCGAAAAGATGGGCGGCAACACCCAACCCGGCAAGAAGTAA
- the bufB gene encoding MNIO family bufferin maturase: MAWFEVHPENYFGGGANLAALEAVRADYPLSLHGVGLGLGSAAPLDAGHLARFRALIDRLAPAAVSEHLAWNRSDDECLNDLLPLPYSQAALDFMVERVGRAQDALGRRLLIENLSSYVGFRDDRIPEGEFIAELARRSGCAVLLDLNNLYVNQHNLGRDARAAIAALPREAVGEIHLAGFEEREDGLWLDTHGSPVREAVWDLLDAALARFGPLPVLLERDSNLPPLAELMSEAARAQAALDRLEPAA; the protein is encoded by the coding sequence GTGGCCTGGTTCGAGGTCCATCCCGAGAACTACTTCGGCGGCGGCGCCAACCTGGCCGCGCTCGAGGCGGTCCGCGCCGATTACCCGCTGAGCCTGCACGGCGTCGGCCTGGGCCTCGGTTCGGCGGCGCCGCTCGACGCCGGCCACCTGGCCCGCTTCCGCGCGCTGATCGACCGGCTGGCGCCGGCCGCGGTATCCGAGCATCTGGCCTGGAACCGCAGCGACGACGAATGCCTCAACGACCTGCTGCCGCTGCCCTACAGCCAGGCCGCGCTCGACTTCATGGTCGAGCGGGTGGGCCGGGCGCAGGACGCGCTCGGCCGCCGCCTGCTGATCGAGAACCTGTCGAGCTACGTCGGCTTCCGCGACGACCGCATCCCCGAAGGCGAATTCATCGCCGAGCTGGCGCGGCGCAGCGGCTGCGCCGTGCTGCTCGACCTCAACAACCTGTACGTGAACCAGCACAACCTCGGCCGCGACGCGCGGGCCGCGATCGCCGCCCTGCCGCGCGAGGCGGTCGGCGAGATCCACCTGGCCGGCTTCGAGGAACGCGAAGACGGGCTGTGGCTCGACACCCACGGCAGCCCGGTGCGCGAGGCGGTGTGGGATCTGCTCGACGCCGCGCTGGCGCGCTTCGGCCCGCTGCCGGTGCTGCTCGAGCGCGACAGCAACCTGCCGCCGCTGGCGGAACTGATGAGCGAGGCCGCGCGCGCGCAGGCCGCGCTCGACCGACTGGAGCCCGCCGCATGA
- a CDS encoding HvfC/BufC N-terminal domain-containing protein: MTTDPTPLDELQRRFVAALADPALAAELFGDHAGGADAYANNRLFNRADALAEAYPVVRQLVGEAFFGGLARAYARITPSRSGDLNRYGEGLAGFIAGFPPARELPYLADAARLDWLCHMAYYADDAAPFDLAALAAVPAERQGGLALRLAPAAGLLRSAWPIASLWQAHQPEGGDFPSPDQGGEAALAWRDGRNRVRVRRLPAAESAFLAAAAEGLPLAEALERALDEDMEFDFGRHCSAGSPTK; this comes from the coding sequence ATGACGACCGATCCGACCCCGCTCGACGAACTGCAGCGCCGCTTCGTCGCCGCGCTGGCCGACCCGGCGCTGGCCGCCGAGCTGTTCGGCGACCATGCCGGCGGCGCCGACGCCTATGCCAACAACCGGCTGTTCAACCGCGCCGACGCGCTGGCCGAGGCCTACCCGGTGGTGCGCCAACTGGTCGGCGAGGCCTTCTTCGGCGGCCTGGCGCGCGCCTATGCGCGCATCACGCCGTCGCGCTCGGGCGACCTGAACCGCTACGGCGAGGGCCTGGCCGGGTTCATCGCCGGCTTCCCGCCCGCGCGCGAACTGCCCTACCTGGCCGACGCGGCCCGGCTCGACTGGCTGTGCCACATGGCCTATTACGCCGACGACGCCGCGCCGTTCGACCTGGCCGCGCTGGCCGCCGTGCCGGCCGAACGCCAGGGCGGCCTCGCGCTGCGGCTGGCGCCGGCCGCCGGCCTGCTGCGCTCGGCCTGGCCGATCGCCAGCCTGTGGCAGGCCCACCAGCCCGAAGGCGGCGATTTCCCCTCGCCCGACCAGGGCGGCGAAGCCGCGCTGGCCTGGCGCGACGGCCGCAACCGGGTGCGGGTGCGGCGGCTGCCGGCGGCCGAATCCGCCTTCCTGGCCGCCGCGGCCGAAGGCCTGCCGCTGGCCGAGGCGCTGGAGCGCGCGCTCGACGAAGACATGGAATTCGACTTCGGGCGTCATTGCAGCGCTGGATCGCCGACCAAGTGA
- a CDS encoding DoxX family membrane protein produces MTLIAPAVVRAGRTLSRLFDAWFQPLADLAARLYLAKVFFASGLTKVQDWDTTLLLFTEEYHVPLLPPPLAAAGGAFGELFFPLLLALGLAGRLGALGLSVVNLMAVVSYWHVLGTPEQAAGLTQHLLWGLLLAMLVGHGPGKLSLDALIGRRWPWLERD; encoded by the coding sequence ATGACCCTCATCGCCCCCGCCGTCGTCCGCGCCGGCCGTACCCTCTCCCGCCTGTTCGACGCCTGGTTCCAGCCCTTGGCCGACCTCGCCGCCCGGCTCTACCTGGCGAAGGTGTTCTTCGCCTCGGGCCTGACCAAGGTGCAGGACTGGGACACCACGCTGCTGCTGTTCACCGAGGAATACCACGTGCCGCTGCTGCCGCCGCCGCTGGCCGCGGCGGGCGGCGCATTCGGCGAGCTGTTCTTCCCGCTGCTGCTGGCGCTCGGCCTGGCCGGCCGTCTCGGCGCGCTCGGGCTCAGCGTCGTCAACCTGATGGCGGTGGTGTCGTACTGGCACGTGCTCGGCACGCCCGAGCAGGCGGCCGGGCTGACCCAGCACCTGCTGTGGGGCCTGCTGCTGGCCATGCTGGTCGGCCACGGGCCGGGCAAGCTGTCGCTCGATGCGCTGATCGGGCGGCGCTGGCCCTGGCTCGAACGCGACTGA
- a CDS encoding helix-turn-helix transcriptional regulator, producing the protein MLQANGTAERMLAEADGLMLADGRLLLPQGDNARLQCFLRKGEGTRALRAARRGGRPDYLVTLAWLRCDDAPAIGRVAMALVDDLGSDPSTELHLLEDLYDLTPAQSRLAWHLASGHTAAECAETLGVSQATVKAHLRELFAKTDTHRQSDLIRLILRALRLGGTGR; encoded by the coding sequence GTGCTGCAGGCCAACGGCACGGCCGAGCGGATGCTGGCCGAGGCCGACGGCCTGATGCTGGCCGACGGCAGGCTGCTGCTGCCGCAGGGCGACAACGCGCGGTTGCAGTGCTTCCTGCGCAAGGGCGAGGGCACCCGGGCGCTGCGGGCGGCGCGGCGCGGCGGCCGGCCCGACTACCTGGTCACGCTGGCTTGGCTGCGCTGCGACGACGCCCCGGCGATCGGCCGGGTGGCGATGGCGCTGGTCGACGACCTCGGCAGCGATCCGTCGACCGAGCTGCATCTGCTGGAAGACCTGTACGACCTCACGCCGGCCCAGTCGCGGCTGGCCTGGCACCTGGCCAGCGGCCATACCGCGGCCGAATGCGCCGAGACGCTCGGGGTGAGCCAGGCGACGGTGAAGGCCCACCTGCGCGAGCTGTTCGCCAAGACCGACACGCACCGGCAGAGCGACCTGATCCGCCTGATCCTGCGCGCCTTGCGGCTCGGCGGAACGGGGCGCTGA
- a CDS encoding CsgE family curli-type amyloid fiber assembly protein yields MDRTFSAAGAAFFREFAVRWHETGRVQARESVVIVERPEPRGGTRAWVEFGGQPVVIVPLSPGRAAPAREAVEAAIPRILEKLEHADDELDEGPLE; encoded by the coding sequence ATCGACCGCACCTTCAGCGCCGCCGGCGCGGCCTTCTTCCGCGAATTCGCGGTGCGATGGCACGAGACCGGCCGGGTGCAGGCGCGCGAGAGCGTGGTGATCGTCGAGCGGCCCGAGCCGCGCGGCGGTACGCGCGCCTGGGTCGAGTTCGGCGGGCAGCCGGTGGTGATCGTGCCGCTGTCGCCGGGCCGTGCGGCCCCGGCGCGCGAGGCGGTCGAGGCGGCCATCCCGCGCATCCTGGAAAAACTCGAACACGCCGACGACGAATTGGACGAAGGCCCTCTCGAATGA
- a CDS encoding curli assembly protein CsgF produces MLFGPARAGELVYTPKNPTFGGSPLNGSVLLGKAQAQNRFKETAPTKSQLEQFSETLQRSILNRIASTLSSSVIDSQGNLIPGRLETDDFSITIEDIGDGQLRVTTVDKNSGQTTTFEVGGFGD; encoded by the coding sequence TTGCTTTTCGGGCCCGCCCGCGCCGGCGAGCTGGTCTACACGCCGAAGAACCCGACCTTCGGCGGCAGCCCGCTGAACGGCTCGGTGCTGCTGGGCAAGGCGCAGGCGCAGAACCGCTTCAAGGAGACCGCGCCGACCAAGAGCCAGCTCGAGCAGTTCTCCGAGACGCTGCAGCGCTCGATCCTCAACCGCATCGCCTCGACGCTGTCGTCCTCGGTGATCGACAGCCAGGGCAACCTGATTCCCGGCCGCCTGGAGACCGACGACTTCTCGATCACCATCGAGGACATCGGCGACGGCCAGCTGCGCGTGACCACGGTCGACAAGAACAGCGGCCAGACCACCACCTTCGAGGTCGGCGGCTTCGGTGACTAG